The following are encoded together in the Xanthomonas sacchari genome:
- the mrcB gene encoding penicillin-binding protein 1B yields MPRRYDDHDTDDQDDALDSPAAVWRRRLLTWGLAAAALGLGFLIPYTIYLNKQVTQRFGELRWQIPTRVYARPLVLAPDTAMDPQTLKTELDAASYRADAGAERPGSYQQDGSRFTIASRGYVDVDGRVAPRRIEVGLAGGRVVALRDAQTRKALKAARLDPARIATLYGQKQEERRLVRVDEVPELLVTGLQAVEDRDFNSHHGIDLSGMVRAAWVMVRSGGKSRQGASTLTQQLARSGLLGIGKEQTVTRKFNEILYALIMEARYDKRTILEAYLNQVYLGQRGSQAVHGVASGAEFWFGRELDALAPEQVALLIGLVKGPSYYDPRRYPERALDRRNFVLGKLRESELIDEPTYRKALAAPLGVPAEPGLVAANRFPAYVDLVRRQLARDYPESALQGAGLSVLTGMSPSAQAYAEGAVTRTITALETNKKRPPLQAGLVLTDTHNGEVLAVVGSRDVAQPGFNRAIEAQRQVGSLLKPFVYLLALAQPDRFSLASWVDDTPVTVQLGRGRTWSPGNSDGRSHGTVRVVDALAHSYNQATVRVGMQVGPERVAQLVKVLAGIEAEVNPSLILGATDQSPYAMAQLYQFLASGGEIQPLHAVRGVLDPQGKLLKRYDKTPAPAQEGDSIAANLVGMALQQVVSNGTARQLLSDGLGKLSPAGKTGTSNDGVDSWYAGYTGDHLAVIWIGNDQNKQTGLYGATGAMRVWSGIFSRLPSAPLQVQGKGIDWQWMDPVGYNSTDPSCPGARQFPFVVGFVPAYAACTPPQALPEEAAPAEGEHQGGGWRSWFGLDKKKDPPADAAAPPPAH; encoded by the coding sequence GTGCCCCGACGCTACGACGATCACGACACCGACGATCAGGACGACGCCCTGGACAGCCCCGCCGCCGTATGGCGCAGGCGCCTGCTCACCTGGGGCCTGGCCGCTGCCGCACTCGGCCTGGGCTTCCTGATTCCGTACACGATCTATCTGAACAAACAGGTCACCCAGCGTTTCGGCGAACTGCGCTGGCAGATTCCCACCCGCGTGTACGCGCGGCCGCTGGTGCTGGCGCCGGACACGGCGATGGACCCGCAGACGCTGAAGACCGAACTGGATGCGGCCAGCTATCGCGCCGACGCCGGCGCCGAACGCCCCGGCAGCTACCAGCAGGACGGCAGCCGCTTCACCATCGCCAGCCGCGGCTACGTCGACGTCGACGGGCGGGTCGCCCCACGGCGCATCGAGGTGGGCCTGGCCGGCGGGCGCGTGGTGGCGCTGCGCGATGCGCAGACGCGCAAGGCGCTCAAGGCCGCGCGGCTGGATCCGGCGCGCATCGCCACGCTGTACGGGCAGAAGCAGGAAGAGCGGCGCCTGGTGCGCGTGGACGAGGTGCCGGAACTGCTGGTCACCGGCTTGCAGGCGGTCGAGGACCGCGACTTCAATTCGCACCACGGCATCGACCTCAGCGGCATGGTCCGCGCGGCCTGGGTGATGGTGCGCTCCGGCGGCAAGAGCCGGCAGGGCGCCAGCACCCTGACCCAGCAGCTGGCGCGCAGCGGCCTGCTCGGCATCGGCAAGGAACAGACCGTCACCCGCAAGTTCAACGAGATCCTGTACGCGCTGATCATGGAGGCGCGCTACGACAAGCGCACCATCCTCGAGGCGTATCTGAACCAGGTGTACCTGGGCCAGCGCGGCAGCCAGGCGGTGCATGGTGTCGCGTCTGGTGCGGAGTTCTGGTTCGGCCGCGAACTCGATGCGCTGGCGCCGGAGCAGGTGGCGCTGCTGATCGGCCTGGTCAAGGGGCCGTCCTACTACGACCCGCGGCGCTATCCCGAGCGCGCGCTGGACCGGCGCAACTTCGTGCTCGGCAAGCTGCGCGAGAGCGAGCTGATCGACGAGCCGACCTATCGCAAGGCACTGGCCGCGCCGCTGGGCGTGCCGGCCGAACCCGGCCTGGTCGCGGCCAACCGGTTCCCCGCCTATGTCGACCTGGTGCGGCGCCAGCTGGCGCGCGATTACCCCGAAAGTGCGCTGCAGGGCGCCGGCCTGAGCGTGCTCACCGGCATGTCGCCGTCGGCGCAGGCTTATGCCGAGGGCGCGGTCACGCGCACCATCACTGCGCTGGAGACCAACAAGAAGCGCCCGCCGCTGCAAGCTGGGCTGGTGCTCACCGACACCCACAACGGTGAGGTGCTGGCGGTGGTCGGCAGCCGCGACGTGGCCCAGCCCGGCTTCAACCGCGCGATCGAGGCGCAGCGCCAGGTCGGTTCGCTGCTCAAGCCGTTCGTGTACCTGCTGGCGCTGGCGCAGCCGGACCGCTTTTCGCTGGCCAGTTGGGTCGACGACACCCCGGTCACCGTGCAACTGGGCCGCGGCCGCACCTGGAGCCCGGGCAATTCCGATGGTCGCAGCCATGGCACGGTGCGGGTGGTCGATGCGCTGGCGCACTCCTACAACCAGGCCACGGTGCGCGTCGGCATGCAGGTCGGGCCGGAGCGCGTGGCGCAACTGGTGAAGGTGCTGGCCGGCATCGAGGCAGAGGTCAATCCCTCGCTGATCCTCGGCGCCACCGACCAGAGCCCGTACGCGATGGCGCAGCTGTACCAGTTCCTGGCCTCCGGTGGCGAGATCCAGCCACTGCATGCGGTGCGCGGCGTGCTCGATCCGCAGGGCAAGCTTCTGAAGCGCTACGACAAGACCCCGGCGCCGGCGCAGGAGGGCGATTCCATCGCCGCCAACCTGGTCGGCATGGCGCTGCAGCAGGTGGTCAGCAACGGCACCGCGCGGCAGTTGCTCAGCGATGGCCTGGGCAAGCTGTCGCCGGCCGGCAAGACCGGCACCAGCAACGACGGCGTGGACAGCTGGTATGCCGGCTACACCGGCGATCACCTGGCGGTGATCTGGATCGGCAACGACCAGAACAAGCAGACCGGCCTGTACGGCGCCACCGGCGCGATGCGGGTGTGGTCGGGCATCTTCTCGCGGCTGCCGAGCGCGCCGCTGCAGGTGCAGGGCAAGGGCATCGACTGGCAGTGGATGGACCCGGTGGGGTACAACAGCACCGACCCGAGCTGCCCCGGCGCGCGCCAGTTCCCGTTCGTGGTCGGCTTCGTGCCGGCGTATGCCGCGTGCACGCCGCCGCAGGCGCTGCCGGAAGAAGCCGCCCCCGCCGAGGGCGAGCACCAGGGCGGCGGCTGGCGCAGCTGGTTCGGCCTGGACAAGAAGAAAGACCCGCCTGCCGACGCGGCCGCGCCGCCGCCGGCGCATTGA
- a CDS encoding glycosyltransferase: protein MSMSWANARYALNRLAGLFRRGLTSLRTRGWRSTWERLRVHAQPLPPPQRALFAVEAAPFAPFAVPNSPAPLVSIVIPVYNHVAHTLACLRALAAHPPAAPCEILVIDDGSSDATAQWLPQVVGLHYHVRERNGGFIATCNDGAARAQGRYLVFLNNDTVPQPGWLDALLDTFAQLPQAGLVSAQLLYPDGRLQDAGGVVFADGSAWSYGRFESPDDPRYAYLRDVDYGSGAALAIERARFLALGGFDTRYMPAYYEDTDLAFAVRAAGLCTLVQPASRVVHDEGTSNGTDTGSGIKAYQVRNRAVFASKWAEVLAQYLQPGEVPTPALLHRRQRQVLILDEALPQPDRDSASLRQLNLIRLLLEEGAHVVFVPSERSYASRHSETLQRLGVEVWYAPYLKNLTWFLQQHGARFHSVLLVRHHVAHACLPLLRRFAPQARRLFDTVDLHYLRERRGAELAGDARLLREAERTRARELEVMAQVDVTVLVSAVEREQLQREAPQVRTALISNLHEVAGPGLPWAQRRDLVFVGGFRHAPNVDAVRWFLQEVFPAVRLRLPEVRFHCIGADMPEDIRRLGEATAGVELLGHVPEIAAYMDGMRIAVAPLRFGAGVKGKVNLSMAHGQPVVATACAVEGMHLRDGEDVLIADDPAAFADAIAQLYADPALWQRLADNGLRNIETHFSLDAARATVREAFLA from the coding sequence ATGTCGATGTCGTGGGCGAATGCGCGCTACGCCCTGAACCGCCTGGCCGGCCTGTTCCGGCGCGGCCTGACCAGTCTGCGCACGCGCGGCTGGCGCAGCACCTGGGAGCGGTTGCGCGTGCATGCGCAACCGCTGCCGCCGCCGCAGCGCGCGCTGTTCGCGGTGGAAGCGGCGCCGTTCGCGCCGTTCGCGGTGCCGAACAGTCCCGCGCCGCTGGTCAGCATCGTGATCCCGGTCTACAACCACGTCGCGCATACCCTCGCCTGCCTGCGTGCGCTGGCCGCGCATCCGCCGGCCGCGCCCTGCGAGATCCTGGTGATCGACGACGGCAGCAGCGACGCCACCGCGCAGTGGCTGCCGCAGGTGGTCGGCCTGCACTACCACGTGCGCGAGCGCAACGGCGGCTTCATCGCCACCTGCAACGACGGCGCCGCGCGCGCGCAGGGCCGCTACCTGGTGTTCCTCAACAACGACACGGTGCCGCAGCCGGGCTGGCTGGACGCGTTGCTGGACACGTTCGCGCAGCTGCCGCAGGCCGGCCTGGTCAGCGCGCAACTGCTGTATCCCGACGGCCGCCTGCAGGACGCCGGCGGGGTGGTCTTCGCCGACGGCAGCGCCTGGAGCTACGGCCGCTTCGAGTCGCCCGACGATCCGCGCTATGCCTACCTGCGCGACGTCGACTACGGCAGCGGCGCGGCGCTGGCGATCGAACGCGCGCGCTTCCTGGCGCTGGGCGGTTTCGACACGCGCTACATGCCGGCCTACTACGAGGACACCGACCTGGCCTTCGCGGTGCGCGCCGCCGGCTTGTGCACGCTAGTGCAGCCGGCCAGCCGCGTGGTGCACGACGAGGGCACCAGCAACGGCACCGACACCGGCAGCGGGATCAAGGCCTATCAGGTGCGCAACCGTGCGGTCTTCGCCAGCAAGTGGGCGGAGGTGTTGGCGCAGTACCTGCAGCCCGGCGAGGTGCCGACGCCGGCGCTGCTGCACCGCCGGCAGCGCCAGGTGCTGATCCTGGACGAAGCGCTGCCGCAGCCGGACCGCGATTCCGCCTCGCTGCGCCAGCTCAACCTGATCCGCCTGCTGCTCGAGGAAGGCGCGCACGTGGTGTTCGTGCCCAGCGAGCGCAGCTATGCCAGCCGCCATAGCGAGACCCTGCAACGGCTCGGCGTGGAGGTGTGGTACGCGCCGTACCTGAAGAACCTGACCTGGTTCCTGCAGCAGCACGGCGCGCGCTTCCACAGCGTGCTGCTGGTGCGCCACCACGTCGCCCACGCCTGCCTGCCGCTGCTGCGCCGGTTCGCGCCGCAGGCACGGCGCCTGTTCGACACCGTGGACCTGCACTACCTGCGCGAGCGCCGCGGTGCCGAACTCGCCGGCGACGCGCGCCTGCTGCGCGAGGCCGAGCGCACCCGCGCGCGCGAGCTGGAGGTGATGGCGCAGGTGGACGTGACCGTGCTGGTCAGCGCGGTCGAACGCGAACAGTTGCAGCGCGAGGCGCCGCAGGTGCGCACGGCGCTGATCTCGAACCTGCACGAGGTCGCCGGCCCCGGCCTGCCGTGGGCGCAGCGCCGCGACCTGGTGTTCGTCGGCGGCTTCCGCCACGCGCCCAACGTGGACGCGGTGCGCTGGTTCCTGCAGGAGGTGTTCCCGGCGGTGCGCCTGCGCCTGCCGGAGGTGCGCTTCCACTGCATCGGTGCGGACATGCCGGAGGACATCCGCCGCCTCGGCGAGGCCACCGCTGGCGTCGAGCTGCTCGGCCACGTCCCCGAGATCGCCGCCTACATGGACGGCATGCGCATCGCCGTGGCGCCGCTGCGCTTCGGCGCGGGGGTCAAGGGCAAGGTCAACCTCAGCATGGCGCATGGCCAGCCGGTGGTGGCCACCGCCTGCGCGGTGGAAGGCATGCACCTGCGCGACGGCGAGGACGTGCTGATCGCCGACGACCCCGCCGCGTTCGCCGACGCCATCGCGCAGCTGTACGCCGATCCGGCGCTGTGGCAACGGCTGGCCGACAACGGCCTGCGCAACATCGAAACCCACTTCTCGCTGGACGCTGCGCGCGCCACGGTGCGCGAGGCGTTCCTGGCCTGA